A single window of Stigmatopora nigra isolate UIUO_SnigA chromosome 22, RoL_Snig_1.1, whole genome shotgun sequence DNA harbors:
- the LOC144215760 gene encoding epidermal growth factor receptor kinase substrate 8-like protein 2 isoform X2 — MNVLGSPSKPANGVARSESRISAKALFEQRKKYSNSNYIMHETSQYHVEHLSTFIMDKTESIATVDDAIKKLVLLDSKDKIWTQEMLLQVTDKALRLLDCDTQEELENFPLTTIHLSQAVLNQTRYPSVLLLVCQDKDQPRPDIHFFHCDEVEAELVHADIDSALGDNKYGKKSRPQTLKINQEKMKRQRETILPHSSTKPAPFAKGRVAAPIPQERRVSGPSDPESHERLAQRIEKDVQILNCALDDIEIFVARVQKAAEAFSQLCQRNKSKKNKKKGPAEGMLTLRAKPPSEEEFIDSLQKLKLAFNLLAKLKKHIQNPSASELVHFLFGPLELVLQSLPSPELVRSIISPHLSKDAVVFLRGHLTPKETAIFEHLGEGWTKPRAEWPRDQCAPPYYPKFRNGWEPPAELFRTAPWETEGPDGSPGSPTSLGSPLSPDYRKHSVDDFYGTHSSNSSNGSYNGMSSPRKFAKMRYHFVARNANELSVLVDEILEVIEDDKAWWKLRNHSGQTGYVPSNMLDVVKISQPDGIYGQQGYGAISPRSLSPGDNYGKGRQKDKMMDEVNSELLMKITANKSQAPARKFRVERPAATKVTLTEQSTPGQVKSWLADKGFSDATVECLGILTGAQLFSLNKQELKAVCPNEGARVSSLITVQKTQIEKAHGDNELQEVMRRRQERIDSGSTD; from the exons ATGAATGTCTTGGGATCTCCAAGCAAGCCAGCCAA TGGGGTGGCCCGATCGGAGAGCAGGATCAGCGCAAAGGCCCTCTTTG agCAACGGAAAAAATATTCCAACTCCAACTACATCATGCATGAAACGTCACAATATCATGTTGAG CATCTGTCAACCTTCATCATGGACAAAACCGAGTCAATCGCCACCGTGGACGATGCCATCAAGAAACTTGTCCTTCTGGATTCAAAAGACAAGATTTGGACTCAAGAAATGCTCCTGCAAGTCACTGATAAAGCACTCCGACTCCTGGACTGTGATACACAG GAGGAGCTGGAAAACTTCCCCCTAACCACAATCCATCTGTCTCAAGCTGTGCTAAACCAAACACGCTACCCGTCGGTCCTTCTGCTGGTGTGTCAGGACAAGGATCAGCCCCGGCCGGACATCCACTTTTTCCACTGTGACGAAGTGGAG GCGGAATTAGTTCATGCCGACATAGACAGTGCACTTGGAGATAACAAATATGGAAAGAAATCAAGGCCTCAGACACTCAA AATCAACCAAGAGAAAATGAAGCGCCAAAGAGAGACAATCCTACCCCATTCCTCGACCAAGCCTGCACCTTTTGCAAAGGGACGTGTTGCTGCCCCCATCCCACAAG aaaGGCGAGTCTCTGGACCCAGTGACCCAGAGTCGCATGAAAGGTTGGCCCAGCGCATTGAGAAGGACGTG CAAATCCTCAACTGTGCCCTGGACGATATTGAGATTTTTGTGGCGAGGGTTCAAAAGGCAGCTGAGGCCTTTTCCCAACTCTGCCAACGCAACAAGAgtaagaagaataagaagaaagGACCAGCAG AGGGCATGCTAACCCTGCGAGCAAAGCCCCCCTCTGAAGAAGAGTTCATCGATAGCCTCCAGAAACTGAAGCTGGCTTTCAACCTCTTG GCCAAACTGAAGAAGCACATCCAGAATCCAAGCGCCTCCGAGTTGGTGCATTTCCTCTTCGGGCCTTTGGAGCTG gtgctgCAGAGTTTGCCCAGTCCTGAGTTGGTACGCTCTATCATCTCTCCCCACCTTTCCAAAGATGCTGTGGTCTTCCTGCGGGGTCACCTCACCCCCAAAGAAACCGCCATCTTTGAACATCTAGGAGAGGGATGGACTAAACCCAG AGCTGAATGGCCAAGGGATCAGTGTGCTCCTCCTTACTACCCCAAGTTCCGCAACGGTTGGGAGCCTCCAGCAGAGCTCTTTCGAACAGCTCCATGGGAAACAGAAGGTCCCGATGGCTCTCCTGGCTCCCCCACTTCTCTGGGATCTCCTCTTAGTCCAGATTATAGGAAACACTCAGTTGACGAT ttctaTGGAACTCATTCTTCAAATTCGTCCAATGG GTCTTACAACGGGATGTCATCCCCTCGCAAATTTGCCAAAATGCGCTACCACTTTGTAGCGCGGAATGCCAATGAGTTGTCAGTTCTGGTGGATGAAATTCTTGag GTGATCGAGGACGACAAGGCGTGGTGGAAACTAAGAAATCATAGCGGCCAAACAGGCTACGTCCCAAGTAACATGTTGGACGTGGTCAAGATTTCACAGCCTGATGGTATTTATGGCCAG CAAGGCTATGGTGCAATATCTCCTCGTTCCCTCAGCCCGGGAGATAACTACGGCAAAGGTCGACAGAAAGACAAAA TGATGGATGAGGTTAACAGCGAGCTACTGATGAAGATCACAGCAAATAAAAGCCAGGCACCCGCCAGAAAGTTTCGCGTTGAGCGACCAGCCGCAACTAAAGTAACACTGACTGAACAATCCACCCCAGGGCAGGTCAAATCTTGGCTTGCTGACAAAGGCTTCTCCGATGC GACCGTCGAATGTTTGGGCATCCTGACCGGTGCGCAATTGTTTTCTCTCAATAAACAAGAGCTGAAGGCTGTCTGTCCAAACGAAGGCGCCCGCGTTTCATCCCTGATCACCGTGCAGAAAACACAAATAGAG AAAGCGCATGGTGACAACGAGCTTCAGGAAGTCATGAGGCGTAGGCAGGAGCGAATCGACTCAGGCAGCACGGActga
- the LOC144215761 gene encoding leucine-rich repeat-containing protein 10B-like, producing MGNSSGKGAGEAEEEEEEEEVENDGEEVQIVQRKKIKEEPEEELPLGVDELLESGDPVLDISYRKFKRLPARVCGLTHLEKLYACGNRLRAVPEGLTQLRGLRILALDFNKMEDVPLAICQLAHLSRLYLGSNRLMTLPPELQNLRCLRCLWLESNYFQWFPKELYGLPNLKSLQIGDNRLKTLPPDLGRMENLRGLWLYGNRFQSFPKVLLSMEGLEILDLDRNKISDFPNLKRLRSLRLFSYDHNPVKEPPTVGDEVMVVGEGAAEFLEEREARKDRERKEAEEAALVGEEPIIHGILKNSGSRRAANEDDFKEGEGEEAGTPVFEYDGGDLEYDDEAFEYETEGLICEGEALEYEGEELQYDRAYMDYEYEEGMEEKVEA from the coding sequence ATGGGCAACTCCTCCGGGAAGGGCGCGGGAGaagcagaggaggaggaggaggaagaggaggtggaGAATGATGGCGAAGAGGTGCAAATAGTGCAGAGAAAGAAGATCAAAGAAGAACCTGAAGAAGAGCTTCCGTTGGGAGTGGACGAATTATTGGAGAGCGGAGATCCCGTGTTGGACATAAGCTACCGGAAATTTAAACGTTTACCTGCTCGTGTTTGTGGACTGACGCATTTGGAAAAGCTCTACGCTTGTGGGAACCGCCTGCGAGCCGTACCCGAGGGCCTCACCCAGCTGCGAGGTCTTCGCATTCTGGCACTGGACTTTAACAAAATGGAAGACGTTCCTCTTGCCATCTGCCAGCTGGCTCACCTCAGCCGTCTCTACCTGGGCAGCAACAGGCTGATGACGCTTCCGCCCGAGTTGCAAAACCTGCGGTGTCTCCGCTGCTTGTGGCTGGAGAGCAACTACTTCCAGTGGTTTCCCAAGGAGCTGTACGGACTACCAAACCTCAAATCTTTGCAGATAGGTGACAACCGACTTAAGACACTGCCTCCTGACCTTGGCCGCATGGAGAATCTGAGAGGACTATGGCTCTACGGGAATCGCTTCCAATCTTTTCCTAAAGTACTCCTGAGCATGGAAGGCTTGGAAATCCTGGACCTGGACCGCAACAAGATATCCGACTTCCCCAACTTGAAACGCCTCAGATCTCTTCGTCTCTTCTCCTACGACCACAATCCAGTCAAGGAGCCTCCTACGGTGGGAGATGAGGTGATGGTGGTAGGGGAAGGGGCCGCAGAGTTCTTGGAGGAACGTGAGGCGAGGAAGGACAGGGAGCGCAAGGAGGCAGAAGAGGCGGCTCTGGTGGGTGAGGAGCCCATCATCCACGGCATCTTGAAGAACAGTGGCTCCAGACGAGCTGCTAATGAGGATGACTTCAAGGAAGGAGAAGGCGAGGAGGCTGGAACTCCTGTCTTTGAGTACGACGGGGGCGACTTGGAGTATGACGACGAGGCATTTGAGTATGAGACCGAGGGGCTGATCTGTGAGGGAGAGGCTTTGGAGTATGAGGGTGAGGAGTTGCAGTATGACAGGGCTTACATGGACTATGAATATGAGGAGGGAATGGAAGAGAAGGTGGAGGCATAG
- the LOC144215760 gene encoding epidermal growth factor receptor kinase substrate 8-like protein 2 isoform X1, protein MKGMQRNPISTCHCSGVARSESRISAKALFEQRKKYSNSNYIMHETSQYHVEHLSTFIMDKTESIATVDDAIKKLVLLDSKDKIWTQEMLLQVTDKALRLLDCDTQEELENFPLTTIHLSQAVLNQTRYPSVLLLVCQDKDQPRPDIHFFHCDEVEAELVHADIDSALGDNKYGKKSRPQTLKINQEKMKRQRETILPHSSTKPAPFAKGRVAAPIPQERRVSGPSDPESHERLAQRIEKDVQILNCALDDIEIFVARVQKAAEAFSQLCQRNKSKKNKKKGPAEGMLTLRAKPPSEEEFIDSLQKLKLAFNLLAKLKKHIQNPSASELVHFLFGPLELVLQSLPSPELVRSIISPHLSKDAVVFLRGHLTPKETAIFEHLGEGWTKPRAEWPRDQCAPPYYPKFRNGWEPPAELFRTAPWETEGPDGSPGSPTSLGSPLSPDYRKHSVDDFYGTHSSNSSNGSYNGMSSPRKFAKMRYHFVARNANELSVLVDEILEVIEDDKAWWKLRNHSGQTGYVPSNMLDVVKISQPDGIYGQQGYGAISPRSLSPGDNYGKGRQKDKMMDEVNSELLMKITANKSQAPARKFRVERPAATKVTLTEQSTPGQVKSWLADKGFSDATVECLGILTGAQLFSLNKQELKAVCPNEGARVSSLITVQKTQIEKAHGDNELQEVMRRRQERIDSGSTD, encoded by the exons ATGAAAGGAATGCAGCGTAATCCCATCTCTACCTGTCATTGCAGTGGGGTGGCCCGATCGGAGAGCAGGATCAGCGCAAAGGCCCTCTTTG agCAACGGAAAAAATATTCCAACTCCAACTACATCATGCATGAAACGTCACAATATCATGTTGAG CATCTGTCAACCTTCATCATGGACAAAACCGAGTCAATCGCCACCGTGGACGATGCCATCAAGAAACTTGTCCTTCTGGATTCAAAAGACAAGATTTGGACTCAAGAAATGCTCCTGCAAGTCACTGATAAAGCACTCCGACTCCTGGACTGTGATACACAG GAGGAGCTGGAAAACTTCCCCCTAACCACAATCCATCTGTCTCAAGCTGTGCTAAACCAAACACGCTACCCGTCGGTCCTTCTGCTGGTGTGTCAGGACAAGGATCAGCCCCGGCCGGACATCCACTTTTTCCACTGTGACGAAGTGGAG GCGGAATTAGTTCATGCCGACATAGACAGTGCACTTGGAGATAACAAATATGGAAAGAAATCAAGGCCTCAGACACTCAA AATCAACCAAGAGAAAATGAAGCGCCAAAGAGAGACAATCCTACCCCATTCCTCGACCAAGCCTGCACCTTTTGCAAAGGGACGTGTTGCTGCCCCCATCCCACAAG aaaGGCGAGTCTCTGGACCCAGTGACCCAGAGTCGCATGAAAGGTTGGCCCAGCGCATTGAGAAGGACGTG CAAATCCTCAACTGTGCCCTGGACGATATTGAGATTTTTGTGGCGAGGGTTCAAAAGGCAGCTGAGGCCTTTTCCCAACTCTGCCAACGCAACAAGAgtaagaagaataagaagaaagGACCAGCAG AGGGCATGCTAACCCTGCGAGCAAAGCCCCCCTCTGAAGAAGAGTTCATCGATAGCCTCCAGAAACTGAAGCTGGCTTTCAACCTCTTG GCCAAACTGAAGAAGCACATCCAGAATCCAAGCGCCTCCGAGTTGGTGCATTTCCTCTTCGGGCCTTTGGAGCTG gtgctgCAGAGTTTGCCCAGTCCTGAGTTGGTACGCTCTATCATCTCTCCCCACCTTTCCAAAGATGCTGTGGTCTTCCTGCGGGGTCACCTCACCCCCAAAGAAACCGCCATCTTTGAACATCTAGGAGAGGGATGGACTAAACCCAG AGCTGAATGGCCAAGGGATCAGTGTGCTCCTCCTTACTACCCCAAGTTCCGCAACGGTTGGGAGCCTCCAGCAGAGCTCTTTCGAACAGCTCCATGGGAAACAGAAGGTCCCGATGGCTCTCCTGGCTCCCCCACTTCTCTGGGATCTCCTCTTAGTCCAGATTATAGGAAACACTCAGTTGACGAT ttctaTGGAACTCATTCTTCAAATTCGTCCAATGG GTCTTACAACGGGATGTCATCCCCTCGCAAATTTGCCAAAATGCGCTACCACTTTGTAGCGCGGAATGCCAATGAGTTGTCAGTTCTGGTGGATGAAATTCTTGag GTGATCGAGGACGACAAGGCGTGGTGGAAACTAAGAAATCATAGCGGCCAAACAGGCTACGTCCCAAGTAACATGTTGGACGTGGTCAAGATTTCACAGCCTGATGGTATTTATGGCCAG CAAGGCTATGGTGCAATATCTCCTCGTTCCCTCAGCCCGGGAGATAACTACGGCAAAGGTCGACAGAAAGACAAAA TGATGGATGAGGTTAACAGCGAGCTACTGATGAAGATCACAGCAAATAAAAGCCAGGCACCCGCCAGAAAGTTTCGCGTTGAGCGACCAGCCGCAACTAAAGTAACACTGACTGAACAATCCACCCCAGGGCAGGTCAAATCTTGGCTTGCTGACAAAGGCTTCTCCGATGC GACCGTCGAATGTTTGGGCATCCTGACCGGTGCGCAATTGTTTTCTCTCAATAAACAAGAGCTGAAGGCTGTCTGTCCAAACGAAGGCGCCCGCGTTTCATCCCTGATCACCGTGCAGAAAACACAAATAGAG AAAGCGCATGGTGACAACGAGCTTCAGGAAGTCATGAGGCGTAGGCAGGAGCGAATCGACTCAGGCAGCACGGActga